One genomic region from Aliarcobacter cryaerophilus ATCC 43158 encodes:
- the ppk2 gene encoding polyphosphate kinase 2, with amino-acid sequence MKFEKFYEKSRIANANMSLDEFIEKLKEANGSFVSDLHSKFIYRTKDDILKPYQVELIKLQSHLEKHNEKMIILMEGRDASGKGGAIRRITRYMNEKHYRVVALGKPSDVQKTQWYFQRYVEQFPKGGELVIFDRSWYNRAMVEPVFGFCTQKEYDVFMRSVQRFEEDLIDHGFHFLKIYLSVSKEEQARRFEEREENPLKQWKLSEIDMQMQSRWEEFTQKKYDMLKYTNTPKSPWTIIRSDSKFLARLNSIKVILNSIPYEGRDERLDFSVDSDVVITAEKELEIMDYKKNSGITQGLI; translated from the coding sequence ATGAAGTTCGAAAAGTTTTATGAAAAAAGTCGTATAGCAAATGCTAATATGAGTTTAGATGAATTCATTGAAAAATTAAAAGAGGCAAATGGTAGTTTTGTAAGTGATTTGCACTCAAAATTTATATATAGAACAAAAGATGATATATTAAAACCTTATCAAGTAGAGCTTATAAAGCTCCAATCGCATCTTGAAAAGCATAATGAAAAAATGATTATACTTATGGAAGGAAGAGATGCTTCTGGAAAAGGTGGGGCTATTAGAAGAATCACACGATATATGAATGAAAAACATTATAGAGTTGTAGCTCTTGGAAAACCTTCAGATGTTCAAAAAACACAATGGTATTTTCAAAGATATGTAGAGCAATTTCCAAAAGGTGGAGAACTAGTTATATTTGATAGAAGTTGGTATAATAGGGCTATGGTTGAGCCTGTTTTTGGATTTTGTACACAAAAAGAGTATGATGTTTTTATGAGAAGTGTTCAAAGATTTGAAGAGGATTTAATCGATCATGGATTTCATTTTTTAAAAATTTATCTATCTGTATCAAAAGAAGAGCAAGCAAGAAGATTTGAAGAAAGAGAAGAAAATCCTCTAAAACAGTGGAAATTAAGTGAAATTGATATGCAAATGCAAAGCAGGTGGGAAGAGTTTACTCAAAAAAAATATGATATGTTAAAGTACACAAATACTCCAAAATCTCCTTGGACAATTATAAGAAGTGATAGTAAGTTTTTGGCTAGACTTAACTCTATAAAAGTTATTTTAAACTCAATTCCTTATGAAGGTAGAGATGAAAGATTGGATTTTTCAGTTGATAGTGATGTTGTTATTACTGCTGAAAAAGAGCTTGAAATTATGGATTATAAGAAAAATTCAGGAATCACTCAAGGTTTAATCTAA
- the bioA gene encoding adenosylmethionine--8-amino-7-oxononanoate transaminase: MNYLEIDKNHLWHPYNSLPSISPILGVKKTKNCKIFLEEGDILIDGMSSWWSAILGYNNKKIYKSLKKQAKTMPHIMFGGLTHSPASILAKKLVQITGLNSVFLCDSGSVSVEVALKTAILYQKAKGKEKFKFLALKNAYHGDTLGAMSVCDPENSMHSLYGDYLSSNIFVEAPRLGFESDFSEALKDLEETLQIHHEKIAGFILEPVVQGAGGMRIYNPKYLEKVRAICTKYDILMILDEIATGFGHTGEMFAFLHTNIKPDILTIGKGLTGGTLTMAAMITSKNISDTISNSDIKVLMHGPTFMANPLACSVANASIDELLNFNWKKRVLKIEKIFKKELEKVKDSFLVQDVRNIGAIGVIELKDNVYASQLQDFCIKNGVWLRPFGKLFYSIVAYTISKKELKKITRTMIEAIKYLEKQA; this comes from the coding sequence TTGAATTATTTAGAAATAGATAAAAATCATCTTTGGCATCCTTATAACTCTTTACCATCAATAAGTCCAATTTTGGGTGTTAAAAAGACAAAAAATTGTAAGATTTTTTTAGAAGAAGGAGATATTCTAATTGATGGAATGAGTTCATGGTGGAGTGCAATTTTAGGTTATAACAATAAAAAAATATATAAATCTTTGAAAAAACAAGCAAAAACTATGCCTCATATTATGTTTGGTGGATTAACTCATTCTCCAGCTTCAATTTTGGCAAAAAAGCTTGTACAGATAACTGGTTTAAACTCTGTATTTCTATGCGATAGTGGTTCAGTTTCAGTAGAAGTTGCATTAAAAACAGCAATTTTATATCAAAAAGCAAAAGGAAAAGAGAAATTTAAATTTTTAGCTTTAAAAAATGCTTATCATGGTGATACATTAGGCGCTATGAGTGTTTGTGATCCTGAAAATTCAATGCATTCATTATATGGGGATTATTTAAGTTCTAATATTTTTGTAGAAGCTCCAAGATTGGGTTTTGAATCAGATTTTAGCGAAGCTTTGAAAGATTTAGAGGAAACTTTACAAATACATCATGAAAAAATTGCAGGGTTCATTCTTGAACCAGTTGTTCAAGGTGCTGGTGGAATGAGAATATATAACCCAAAGTACTTAGAAAAAGTAAGAGCAATTTGTACAAAATATGATATTTTAATGATTTTAGATGAAATTGCAACTGGTTTTGGGCATACAGGAGAGATGTTTGCTTTTTTGCATACAAATATAAAACCAGATATTTTAACTATTGGAAAAGGTCTTACTGGCGGAACTTTAACAATGGCTGCAATGATTACTTCTAAAAATATAAGCGATACTATTTCAAATAGTGATATTAAAGTTCTTATGCATGGACCTACATTTATGGCAAATCCACTAGCATGTAGTGTTGCAAATGCATCTATTGATGAGCTTTTAAACTTTAATTGGAAAAAAAGAGTTTTAAAAATTGAGAAAATCTTTAAAAAAGAGTTAGAAAAAGTAAAAGATAGTTTTTTAGTGCAAGATGTAAGAAATATTGGAGCTATTGGAGTAATAGAGCTAAAAGATAATGTTTATGCTTCCCAACTTCAAGATTTTTGTATAAAAAATGGAGTTTGGCTTCGTCCTTTTGGAAAACTTTTTTACTCTATTGTTGCATACACAATATCAAAAAAAGAGCTAAAAAAAATCACAAGAACCATGATAGAAGCAATAAAATATTTAGAAAAACAAGCTTAA
- a CDS encoding thiamine-binding protein: MSILMSLAMFPTDTKGSKSKEVSQILEIIKNSGLDYQLTSMNTIVEAKTLKELLDLLNLCYLKLEELGCNRVYAIANFDIRTSGENRIKTKIKSVENHIGKVSK; the protein is encoded by the coding sequence ATGTCAATTTTAATGAGTTTAGCAATGTTCCCAACGGATACAAAAGGAAGTAAAAGCAAAGAAGTATCGCAGATTTTAGAGATTATAAAAAATAGTGGCTTAGATTATCAGCTAACATCTATGAATACAATCGTTGAAGCAAAAACCTTAAAAGAGCTATTGGATTTGCTAAATCTTTGCTATTTAAAACTTGAGGAGTTAGGATGCAATAGAGTATATGCAATTGCTAATTTTGATATAAGAACAAGTGGTGAAAATAGAATAAAAACAAAAATAAAATCAGTTGAAAACCATATAGGAAAAGTTTCTAAATAG
- a CDS encoding bifunctional methionine sulfoxide reductase B/A protein, which translates to MKFNNLTQDEKYIIEQKGTEYPFSGIYNDFYEEGVFLCKKCNAPLYKSEDKFKSSCGWPSFDDEIVGAIKKVPDIDGRRVEIVCQKCGGHLGHIFEGEGLTSKNIRHCVNSLSLNFKSQKENFKKAYFAGGCFWGVEFLFQKQSGVLEVVSGYMGGHIENPTYEIVCSGFSGHLEVIEVVFDESIVSYETLAKLFFEIHDFTQTNGQGPDIGSQYLSAIFYCDENQKNIAQNLIQNLEKKGYKVATTLYPEVKFYKAESYHQNYYNKIGKTPYCHSYRKVF; encoded by the coding sequence ATGAAATTTAATAATTTAACACAAGATGAAAAGTATATAATAGAGCAAAAAGGAACAGAATATCCATTTAGTGGTATTTATAATGATTTTTATGAAGAGGGAGTTTTTCTTTGTAAAAAATGTAATGCACCTTTGTATAAAAGTGAAGATAAGTTCAAATCATCTTGCGGATGGCCAAGTTTTGATGATGAGATAGTTGGTGCTATTAAAAAAGTTCCAGATATTGATGGAAGAAGAGTTGAAATTGTTTGTCAAAAATGTGGTGGACATTTGGGACATATTTTTGAAGGAGAGGGTTTGACTTCAAAAAATATAAGACATTGTGTAAACTCTTTATCTTTAAATTTTAAATCACAAAAAGAAAATTTTAAAAAAGCTTATTTTGCTGGAGGATGTTTTTGGGGAGTAGAATTTTTGTTTCAAAAACAATCAGGAGTTTTAGAAGTAGTTTCAGGATATATGGGTGGACATATAGAGAATCCCACATATGAGATAGTTTGTAGTGGTTTTAGTGGTCATTTGGAAGTTATAGAAGTTGTTTTTGATGAAAGTATTGTGAGTTATGAAACTTTAGCAAAACTTTTTTTTGAAATTCACGATTTTACTCAAACAAATGGACAAGGTCCAGATATAGGTTCTCAGTATTTAAGTGCAATTTTTTATTGTGATGAAAATCAAAAAAATATAGCACAAAATCTGATTCAGAATTTAGAGAAAAAAGGTTACAAAGTTGCTACAACTTTATATCCTGAAGTTAAATTTTATAAAGCAGAGAGTTATCATCAAAATTATTATAATAAGATTGGAAAAACTCCATACTGTCATAGTTATAGAAAAGTTTTTTAA
- a CDS encoding ABC transporter substrate-binding protein, giving the protein MRLFLNLKLLFLVIFLNINLYSKDLTKVTIQLSWFDQFQFAGYYMAKEQGFYKDAGLDVQILPFSLGMNIPKMVNDGNVDFAIGRENLILEKAKYPKIIALAAIFQATPLVLLTTKDSGIDTFYEFENKKLMRTKDDGSEVSLKAMLTASKIDLKSITEVEHSHNIYDLIDKKVDIISAYTSKTPFILQKEGIKYNIFYPKDYGFDMYSDFLITNIDKYNNDYSIVEKFKKASLKGWEYSYSNIQKSVDVIFEKYNTQKLSKDELLFEANELKKLSYLNDNKLGDIKQEKVQRIYDLYNVMGYINSEFKIDNFIGVDKKSRLEKWLYSKFEEHFNLSFLWKLILIIFVITAIFVYRQYFIIKLNKRLKNLVNIKTNRLKIMNKKLAIRIKKELDKHQEKDRILAQQQKMVAMGQMIENIAHQWRQPLSVISTSASGLKLKKQLNILEDEELIKSIEQIVDTAKYLSDTIDDFRYFFKPQKDKTKFSLVKNIEKSLSFLEATLKENSIKVEFDYEDIDIIAYETELMQVFINIINNSKDAFIEKKIKDRVVFISIKNFPNRILIEIKDNAGGVEDDILDKVFEPYFTTKHQYSGTGIGLYMSNQIIKTHLNGDIFMKNCSFKYKNIQQKGVITTIVLAKNILEEIKN; this is encoded by the coding sequence TTGAGACTTTTTTTAAATCTTAAACTTCTTTTTTTAGTAATCTTTTTAAATATAAACTTATATTCAAAAGATTTAACAAAAGTTACAATTCAACTATCTTGGTTTGATCAGTTCCAATTTGCTGGTTATTATATGGCAAAAGAGCAAGGATTTTACAAAGATGCTGGACTTGATGTTCAGATTTTGCCATTTTCTTTAGGTATGAATATTCCCAAAATGGTAAACGATGGAAATGTAGATTTTGCAATAGGAAGAGAAAATCTAATCCTTGAAAAAGCAAAATATCCAAAAATCATAGCTCTTGCTGCAATTTTTCAAGCGACACCTTTAGTACTTCTTACAACAAAAGATTCAGGAATAGATACCTTTTATGAGTTTGAAAATAAAAAACTTATGAGAACAAAAGATGATGGAAGTGAAGTGTCATTAAAAGCTATGTTAACAGCTAGTAAAATAGATTTAAAAAGTATAACTGAAGTAGAACACTCACACAATATTTATGATTTGATAGATAAAAAAGTTGATATTATCTCTGCTTATACTTCAAAAACGCCATTTATATTACAAAAAGAGGGGATAAAATATAATATTTTTTATCCAAAAGATTATGGTTTTGATATGTACAGTGATTTTTTGATAACGAATATTGATAAATATAACAATGATTATAGTATTGTTGAAAAATTTAAAAAAGCATCTTTAAAAGGATGGGAATATTCTTATAGTAACATACAAAAAAGTGTTGATGTTATTTTTGAAAAATATAATACTCAAAAACTTTCAAAAGATGAACTTCTGTTTGAAGCAAATGAGCTAAAAAAATTATCATATTTAAATGATAATAAATTAGGAGATATTAAACAAGAAAAAGTTCAAAGAATATATGATTTGTATAATGTTATGGGATATATAAATAGTGAATTTAAAATAGACAATTTTATAGGAGTTGATAAAAAAAGTAGACTAGAAAAATGGTTGTATTCTAAGTTTGAAGAGCATTTTAATTTATCATTTTTATGGAAACTTATATTAATTATTTTTGTTATTACAGCAATTTTTGTATATAGACAATATTTTATAATAAAGCTAAACAAAAGATTAAAAAATCTTGTAAATATAAAAACAAATAGATTAAAAATAATGAATAAAAAACTTGCAATAAGGATAAAAAAGGAGTTAGATAAGCATCAAGAAAAAGATAGAATTTTAGCTCAACAACAAAAAATGGTAGCAATGGGTCAAATGATAGAAAATATAGCTCATCAGTGGAGACAGCCACTTTCGGTTATAAGTACAAGTGCTAGTGGATTAAAATTAAAAAAACAGCTAAATATTTTGGAAGATGAAGAGCTTATAAAAAGTATAGAGCAAATTGTAGATACAGCAAAATATCTATCTGATACAATAGATGATTTTAGATATTTTTTTAAACCTCAAAAAGATAAAACAAAGTTTAGCTTGGTAAAAAATATTGAAAAAAGCTTGAGTTTTTTGGAAGCAACTTTAAAAGAGAACTCTATCAAAGTTGAGTTTGATTATGAAGATATTGATATTATTGCATATGAAACAGAGCTTATGCAAGTATTTATAAATATTATAAATAACTCAAAAGATGCTTTTATTGAGAAAAAAATCAAAGATAGGGTTGTTTTTATATCAATAAAAAACTTCCCAAATAGAATTTTAATAGAAATAAAAGATAATGCAGGTGGAGTAGAAGATGATATCTTAGACAAGGTATTTGAACCATACTTTACTACAAAACACCAATATAGTGGAACAGGCATAGGGCTTTATATGTCAAATCAGATTATAAAAACACATCTAAATGGAGATATCTTTATGAAAAATTGTAGCTTTAAGTATAAAAATATCCAGCAAAAAGGTGTTATTACAACTATTGTTTTAGCTAAAAATATATTAGAAGAGATAAAAAATTGA
- a CDS encoding DsrE family protein, with the protein MKENLLIVWTNGDIEVANNFPLLYSSVILDRKYWKTAHLMIWGPSILLVKETFIQEKLKYILSTGVTMSACIVCVEDYGARDELEKLGIEITHTGEFLTNALKDESFSVLTI; encoded by the coding sequence ATGAAAGAGAATTTACTTATAGTTTGGACCAATGGAGATATTGAAGTTGCAAATAATTTTCCTCTTCTATATTCAAGTGTAATTTTAGATAGAAAATATTGGAAAACAGCACATTTGATGATTTGGGGTCCATCTATTTTACTTGTAAAAGAGACTTTTATTCAAGAAAAACTAAAATATATCTTAAGTACAGGAGTAACAATGAGTGCTTGTATTGTTTGTGTAGAAGATTATGGAGCAAGAGATGAATTGGAAAAACTTGGTATTGAAATAACTCATACTGGTGAATTTTTGACAAATGCTTTAAAAGATGAAAGTTTTTCGGTTTTAACTATTTAA